TGCGCCGCAGCCATTGTTGAGGGTGACCTTCGCGTCGGGGGATCGCGAGGCACCGCCGGCGATCCCGGGGGAAATCGTGCCAGTTCCCGGCTTTGACTGTGACGGTTGTAGCGGTTGTGACGATACCAGAACTGTATCGGATTCCGTATTCCGTCGGCTCGCCTGCGAGACCGGCCTTGAGGACACTGCAATGGGAATATGCCAGGGATGTCATGCCGGGTGCTGCCGCTCCTTCGCAATTCCCATGACAGGGGCTGACATCATTCGCATCGAGCGGGATACCGGCCGGACGTTCTGGGACTTCGGCTGCCGCTGGGCCGATCCGGAAGGATCGATCGCCGCGAACTATGCGCCGCACTTCTTCTTCCACGATGAACCGCAAACACCGTTCGTCATCTGTCTGAAACACGAGGACAGTTCGTTGTTTCCGGGTTCGAGTCGCTGCAAGTTCCTGAAAGAATCGCCGCCGGATGCCGAGCATCCCCTCGGACGGGGCGAATGCGGAATCTATCAGTCACGGCCGGCAGCCTGCCGTGTCTTTCCGACCAAGTTCGACGTTCAGAACGAGCTGCCCATTCTGCATTCAGTTCCTGAGTACGGTCGCGAACAGAAACTCCCGCAATACAAGCTTTGTCCACGGCAGTGGACGCCGGCTGATGTCGACCCCATCGACTCGGCACGAGATCTGGTGGTCGCACGTTACGAGGCCCGTTTCTTCTCGCAGCTCGCTCGGTTGTGGAATCAGAAGGTCGGCAAGTGGGATGTCTTCCCGGAGTTCCTGCGAGACGTCTATGCCCGTCGAGTGCAGGAGGTTCCTCAGGAACAGTACGCGGAAGAGCCTCACATCCTGAAGATCGCCGATTTTCAGCAGGCCCAGCGTCGGGCTTAGAGCAGTTCACTTAATGGTGTAGCCGTTCCGCCTGCATAAGGGGCCGCGTTTCAGGCGAAAACTCGATTCCCTGCGGACATACGGTAGAGCGATTCGCTCTTGAGCTGTGAACGACGGGTAACGGTTCCTTCTGCCTGTAGCGGCTGCGTTCCAGGCAATTGATCGGTCACGCGGACATAGGTTCGAGCGACTCCGCTCCAGTGGTGATGGGATATGTCTGATGCTTACCTGCCGACTGCGGAGATTGCCGCACTGAAGGCACGAGCCGCACTTACGGCTCGCGTCCGGAGTTTCTTTGAGCAACACGACTACTGGGAAGTCGAAACTCCTCTGCTCTGCCGTGAATCCGTGATCGATGCGCATCTCGATCCGTTTGAGCTCATTCTGTCAGCGAATAACGCGACAACGTCCGAACGATTCTTCCTGCAGACTTCGCCGGAGTTCTGTATGAAGCGACTGCTTGCCGCCGGGGCGGATCGGATTTATCAGATCACCCGTGCCTTCCGGAAAGATGAAGCCGGCGATCGGCACAACCCGGAGTTTTCGATCCTGGAGTGGTACGCCCTCGATGACGATCTCGTCTCGCAGATGTCGTTTGTAGAAGCCCTTTGTCGCGAACTTCTGCATCCAGACGGGCTGCGTGCGAAATCGTTTCTGCGTGTCACCTGGGCCGATGCATTTGAGAACGTTCTGGGGATCCAGATTCTCGAACTCGACGCCGCCGAGCTGATGGAATTCTGTCTGCAGACGATCCCTGATGCGGTTCCCTCGGAGCACGCGGGAATCGACGAAGGCTGGGACTTCTGGGCTCAACTGCTGCTCTGCGAACGGATCGAGCCCTGGCTCGCCGAACAGCATGCGGTCTTCCTCTACAACTATCCGGCTTCCCAGGCTGCGCTGGCCCGGCTCTCGCCTGAGGATCCGCGGGTTGCCGAACGGTTTGAACTCTACGTGGGTGGACTGGAGATCTGCAATGGCTACCGGGAGCTGCTCGATGCCAGCGTGCTTCGAGAACGCAACGCATTGGAGAACGCAATCCGCGTGCGGCAGGGGTTGAGCGACCTTCCAGAGACGCGACATCTGCTGGCGGCCATGGAAGCCGGATTGCCCGACTGCTCGGGCGTCGCGCTTGGCCTCGACCGGCTCATCATGCTGGCTCTGAAACGCGACACGATCGATCAGGTGATTTCATTCCCGATCGATCGTGTGTGAGTGCACATTCCTGCCCCGACGCATGAGCGAAGGTCCGGAACGAGGAATTACTACGATTGGTTGATGGGCAAGACCGGTTCGAGAGTTTCGGTTGTCGGCTTATTCGATGGATACGTCTGATATCCGCCACCGTAGCCGCCGCGATACTGATACTCTCCCGAATGCCCCTGCAGTCCGTTGGCGACGACGCCGAGCAGACGAATCTCATGAGACTCGAACATCTCGAGGGCTCGCTTGATGGACGGTCGGCGGTTCTTGTTCATGCGGATCACAAGCATCACGGCGTCAACGCTTTGAGCGGCGATACAGGGATCGCTGACGGCCAGCACCGGCGGGCTGTCGATGAGGATGTAGTCGTAATCGCGTTTGGCCTCACCGAACAGATAATGCAGTTTGGCTGACGACAGGAGTTCGGCCGGTTTGGCGGGGATGGCTCCTGCGGTGAGTATATCGAGGTTCTCAATGCCTGACTGCTGCTTCGCATTGGAGAACTCGATCTCGCCGAGCAGGCATTCGCTCAAGCCGATATCTTCACGCAGTCCGAACAGACGGTGCACCATCGGACGCCGCAGATCGGCATCGATGAGAAGCACTTTCTTTCCGGCCTGAGCGATGGAGATCGCCAGATTGGAAATCGTTGTCGTCTTACCGTCGCCCGGCTCAGAGCTGGTGAACTGGACGATTTGTGCGTTGGCATCGGCGGTTCGCACGAAGAAGGTCGCCCGAACCGAACGGCAGGCTTCTGCTTCCGGTGAGCCGGGATCGTGATAGTAGTAGAGCATGGGAGCCAAACCGGTTTCCCGGGCCGCCGCCAGATTCTTCGACGGGTTGTTGATGGCCGGCAGAGTTCCCAGAACCGGGGCGTCGACGATGCTGCGGATATCGTTAAGGTCGCGAACAGAGGTGTCCCGCATCTCCCGGAGGAAGAGCCAGCCGAATGCGACAACCATCGTCATCACCAGGCAACCGCCGACGATCTTAATCAGGTGCTTCACGTCGCTCTCAGGACGGGCGGGCGAAATCTGCTGCAGCTGATAGCCTTTATCTGGAGCCAGGCTGAGGACTTCAATTCGGTTGGCCACGATGTCGTGCAGCGATTTGATTCGCTCCAGTTCTTCGCTCAACAGCTGATCGCGAGTCTCATAATGAGCAAAGGCCTTGGCCTGGTCGGACGACCGCTGGTAGAGCTTCTCGAGTTCGACCAGACGGTTCTGCAGTTCGCCCTTCTGCTGGCTCAAAGCAACGAGGTAAGTTTCCACGGGATCATTTCCGTAGACAACTTCGCTCTGTCCGGTCGTCTCGTTTCGCTTCGTCTGCACGAGCGGCAGTTCGACGCCCAGCTGTCGATAATAACTCTTAACCAGATCGATGCGTTTCCGCACGTTGCTCACATCCGGATGCCCACCGCCGTAGAGTTTGAGCAGCTGCTGTTCTTCGAGCAGGAGTGGAATCAGCTGGGAATCGAGTCGCTCCCGCTGGGTCGCGCCGGTCACCACGGTTTGTGAGGTCGCCTGCTGATCCTTCGAGAGGAACGTCTTCACGAGCAGCATCAATGCTTCCCGCGACTCACCCCGTTCGATCGCCGAGCGCAGCGTGGTCAGACGCGAGTTGATTTCTTCGTAGGAAAGCTCGACCTTCACGCGTTCGGCCGCGACGGCCTGCACGCGCTGATGGTGAATATTCGTGACATTGTCCGGACCCTTCTCCGCTCCGGGAGGGGCTTTCCACAGCAGTGGAGCTTCCTGGCGGAATTTCTGGTACTCGGCTGTCTTCTCTGCCAGTCGGGGGGCCAGATCATCGTTGATCTGCTGAAGCAGTGTCTGGAGTTCGTAATGGTTCTTCTGGGCGTCTTCCTGCAGATACTCGTCGTAAGCCTTGATGACGGCATTCAGAATTGCGGTGGCGTCGGTGGCATTGGTCGTTGTGTAAGCCAGGTTCAGGATGTTGAACTGATGATGATCTTCCCCCGCGGTGCGGCTCACCTTGAGGCCGTCGATGATGTCACGTGCAGGTTCTTCACTGCCTGTGAGCGTCGCCAGCTTTTGCAGCTGACCATCGCGCACGGCTCGTTCTACGACTTTCGGGCTGCGAATAATCTCGACGTGAGCACTGCGTTCCCCAACGGTAATGCGGTTCCCGTCTTCACGAATCTCGATCGGATTCTTCAGCTTGACCAGGATCTGCGAATTGGCCACGTACTTGGGGCCAATCGCCTTGTAGGCCATGATCCCCAGTCCGAGTCCGGCCACGGCTGCCAGTCCAAGCACGAAGATGTTCTTGAATGCCAGTCGCACAAGATCAATCGTCGGCTCGCTGGATTTGACGAGGGGATGCCCTTCCAGTCGGTCGTTCGAATTAGCGGTGGACGTCTTCACCTGGAATGCCTTTGTGTTTCGGAGGGATCACGCAGACCGTCGCTGGACTGCTGCCATATTCAAAGTACCGAGTCTCTGTCTGTCTTCTAACGCACAGCCGGGTCAGCAACTGCTGGCACGAGCCTGTTCCTCTTCGAGATGCCGGCGATAAGCGAG
The genomic region above belongs to Rubinisphaera margarita and contains:
- a CDS encoding YkgJ family cysteine cluster protein gives rise to the protein MGICQGCHAGCCRSFAIPMTGADIIRIERDTGRTFWDFGCRWADPEGSIAANYAPHFFFHDEPQTPFVICLKHEDSSLFPGSSRCKFLKESPPDAEHPLGRGECGIYQSRPAACRVFPTKFDVQNELPILHSVPEYGREQKLPQYKLCPRQWTPADVDPIDSARDLVVARYEARFFSQLARLWNQKVGKWDVFPEFLRDVYARRVQEVPQEQYAEEPHILKIADFQQAQRRA
- the epmA gene encoding EF-P lysine aminoacylase EpmA — its product is MSDAYLPTAEIAALKARAALTARVRSFFEQHDYWEVETPLLCRESVIDAHLDPFELILSANNATTSERFFLQTSPEFCMKRLLAAGADRIYQITRAFRKDEAGDRHNPEFSILEWYALDDDLVSQMSFVEALCRELLHPDGLRAKSFLRVTWADAFENVLGIQILELDAAELMEFCLQTIPDAVPSEHAGIDEGWDFWAQLLLCERIEPWLAEQHAVFLYNYPASQAALARLSPEDPRVAERFELYVGGLEICNGYRELLDASVLRERNALENAIRVRQGLSDLPETRHLLAAMEAGLPDCSGVALGLDRLIMLALKRDTIDQVISFPIDRV
- a CDS encoding polysaccharide biosynthesis tyrosine autokinase, which codes for MKTSTANSNDRLEGHPLVKSSEPTIDLVRLAFKNIFVLGLAAVAGLGLGIMAYKAIGPKYVANSQILVKLKNPIEIREDGNRITVGERSAHVEIIRSPKVVERAVRDGQLQKLATLTGSEEPARDIIDGLKVSRTAGEDHHQFNILNLAYTTTNATDATAILNAVIKAYDEYLQEDAQKNHYELQTLLQQINDDLAPRLAEKTAEYQKFRQEAPLLWKAPPGAEKGPDNVTNIHHQRVQAVAAERVKVELSYEEINSRLTTLRSAIERGESREALMLLVKTFLSKDQQATSQTVVTGATQRERLDSQLIPLLLEEQQLLKLYGGGHPDVSNVRKRIDLVKSYYRQLGVELPLVQTKRNETTGQSEVVYGNDPVETYLVALSQQKGELQNRLVELEKLYQRSSDQAKAFAHYETRDQLLSEELERIKSLHDIVANRIEVLSLAPDKGYQLQQISPARPESDVKHLIKIVGGCLVMTMVVAFGWLFLREMRDTSVRDLNDIRSIVDAPVLGTLPAINNPSKNLAAARETGLAPMLYYYHDPGSPEAEACRSVRATFFVRTADANAQIVQFTSSEPGDGKTTTISNLAISIAQAGKKVLLIDADLRRPMVHRLFGLREDIGLSECLLGEIEFSNAKQQSGIENLDILTAGAIPAKPAELLSSAKLHYLFGEAKRDYDYILIDSPPVLAVSDPCIAAQSVDAVMLVIRMNKNRRPSIKRALEMFESHEIRLLGVVANGLQGHSGEYQYRGGYGGGYQTYPSNKPTTETLEPVLPINQS